CCGATTTTTCTCGGCCCGCTTTTGCGCTTTGTCTATTTATTCTCCCTGCCCGCGGGCATCGGGCTGCAGTGATGACCCGCGCAGAAATCGAGGAGAAAGGTGTATGCATGTACTATATACACATTGTATTGTGTAAGCGTCGCTGCGCCACGGGCATTGAGCGtttgttaaaatattttttactttgCGGACAATATTATCTCTGACTTGTCGTCTCCTTCAACTAAAGGGTAGTCATTTTAATATTCTATACAGTATTTTTTCCGTTTCGCGAGACCCTTTTTTGGCTAATCATCGTAACATTCGTCGTTCCTTGGGCGGTATCCTTGAATTCCCTGTACAACTTCTCTGCTGCCGCGTAAAAACAGAAACGACCACTTTTTAACATCCTCCTTTCACTGGAATCGAATAAAATCCCCGATCTCTCGTTGTACTTTTACGAAGCCTATACCTAGCCGTCTACGCGACGGCCGCATTTATCACGCGAGCAACGAAGCGTCGCTTGACATTTGCGGGGAAATTAAAAATACGCGCCAACCGGTCACTACCGTCTCCCGGCCAGAAATATCTTGAAGTTGTCGCTTCTTCCGACTATCGAGCGATAAAATTAATTAGCGTGTCGTTGGCTACGTGTAAATAAAGTACGTTCGATCGTCGATTTAACGTGGAAAATTGCGCGGATCAAGGTTAATTAACCATCTCCGTGAACGATTTCCTCTTCTGCGAGGGGGAGGTGGGAGAACGAAGAAGAGGCGAGGAGAAACCGGCGGCCGGAAACCACCGCGACGGAGGAGGACGCGGCGATTTCACGATGCTTCGCTTCGAGGCTGTCGTGCTGGAAATGATCGCGTTACGATAGCACGATGGGAAATCATTGCAGTCCACTCCCCGTTCGGTAGATATTCCGCATCTGGGTTATTAGGGACGTCACCGTCTTTATTGCTGGCTGCACTCGTGCGCGATCGCGTGATTTCGCTCTGACCGTGACGTGCACGCGTGCCACATGTACAGGGTGCGACAAAAACCGTGTCGCGTGGCTTTCACAGATAAAATCTATTGATTTTTATTATTGGGTCGTCACGTGCGAAATAATCTCGAACCTGGGAGAACCGTGGATTGACAAGGAGATGCCAATCCGTCGTGAAAATTTAAGGAAACGAGcgattgatttttttttttttaaaagaaGCTATTTGAAAGTGTATTTGAGTTTTAAAATTCTGTACGCATTTTTGTTATTTTCACGTGATTGTATTAACATTGGTGAAAAGAGCCATTGGTTGCATTTTTATTGGTACTTGATGTCCTCGTTAAAAGGAAGGAATTTGGAGGAAGGAACGTGACGTGAATGAACGTCGTTCAGTGACTTTCTTTCCCGGAAATTGTTTCTTTCTCGATGTTGTTTATTTTCACAACACCCATTTCAATTAAGCTATGCGACGCGGAAACGTTTCCTTCGGTTTACACGTTACGCGCGTAAACGAGAGCAAAGTGACTAAGGGTGCGGATAAAGCTGTGGAGTAGTTGCTTTCCCTAATTGCAATTCGTATGGATCATTTGTGTCGGTTAAAGCGTAGGAGCGGTCGCTTTGAGGTGATATACCTGACAGATGACATATTTTACAGTGGAATGTTCAATTAGTTTCAGTTATAAATAATATTGCTAAGGTCAGCGGACTTGGAGTTAATCGTAGGGCCTTTAATATTATAGGCTGAGATTGATAATATTAAATCATTTACTCTGAATGCGATTTCTAAAGTTTCTGATTCTTTTTTTTGCAAAAATTCAGCATACTCGCATCTAAATTTCACGTGTCACGCGGAATTCTCTCTGTGTGTTATAGATATCAAAGACTGACACGCGTAAACCGTCTGTGCGCAGATTGGGGCCTCCTAAGGAATTCATCAACGTTTGCCTCGAGACACACAATTTGTACCGCGCGAGGCATGGAGTGCCACCCCTACGTCTCAACAAGCAGGTTATTTCCTTTTTAATGTTAATTCTGTCTAACTACGATTTCATTGCGTCATGTATTAAAGAAGAGTCGTTAACTTCTAATCTTAGATTGTTAATTTACACAGATTTCCATGTCGTTTCTTATTCTCTTCGATATTTAGAGTTACTTATTGgaattttcgaaatttcaaggaaaTGACGTGCGAACCGTTTGGCTTTCAGTTGTGCAAAACGAGTCAGGACTGGGCCAACATACTTGCAGCTAGGGGTAGGTTGGAACACAGGGCGAATATAGATTACGGAGAAAATTTATACTGTATGTGGAGTTCGAACCCGAAGAGCATCGTAGGCGGCGATGAGCCAGTAAATGAATGGTAAGCAACTGAAATTTGCATTCAATACTATCGACGACCGACTAATGAAACTTTTTTCAAAACGTATCCATATTTATCAATAAAGATAAATATAGCAGTCTGTGAAATGTTCATTTCCTGCGGTTGAAATAGAAACACTCGACTTCGTTTCTTATTGAGATATCTTTGGAAATACTTTTAAATATTTTCTATACACCcaggaaaaaagaaaattgaACAATTTTGGCAAAATTACTCCGATACTCGTTAATATTTTCAGGTACGCTGAAGAAGCGCAACATCAGTACGGAAAGGAGCCCACCACGCTAAAAACTGGCCATTTCACCCAGGTCGTGTGGAAGGACAGCACAGAGTTAGGCGTCGGAATGGCCAGGAACCGAAACGGCGAGGTTTACGTCGTCTGTAATTATAATCCAGCCGGAAACTTCCTTGGCAGTTTCACGGAGAACGTTCTTCCTCCCGGCGGTTCGAGTCCTACCAAAAAGATCACCTTCTTGGATCCAAAACCGCATTACACGTTAGACGAGCAAGCGTGGCAACAAGAAGCTTTGCTTGTTCATAACGAGTACAGGAGGAGACATCGTGTTCCGGACCTAAGGTTAAGCGCTGAGTTAACGTCTGCTGCCAAGGTACGTTTCTAAAGCCCATTGAAAAAACGAAACTCGAATGGAAATTCTAAACCCTCCCTTAAGTGTCGTACTGGTTCGTATAAACGCGCAAACTTTAATTTTTAAACTAGTtcaaatcgtagcaatgtagttaagTATTTTCTCTATTTGCAGGCAAGACAGTCAATTATCTTTCCTGTGCCATTTTCAGAAAATTTACAATCAGTTTTAgtattcgaatgcttctcagtTGAAGATAAATTCGCGTAGACCGACAGAGTTTACTACTAACTAAAACCTGTATGCGAGTTATGTAATTGCAGCTATCGTGAACTCTGCACGATCATGACTTAGCAACGATGCGATTGACCGTGGACTCACTGGCAGGAGAGTAACGCTCGATTAAAAAATTTTTTCCGCTATCCGCAGGCGTGGGCGAACACGTTGCTGAACACGAACAAGTTGATCCCGCAGTCGACGTCTCCCTACGGAGAGA
The window above is part of the Xylocopa sonorina isolate GNS202 chromosome 3, iyXylSono1_principal, whole genome shotgun sequence genome. Proteins encoded here:
- the LOC143422078 gene encoding uncharacterized protein LOC143422078 isoform X4: MIPPTMHGHEFNQPLSRVVMVRKTDQRTFSKGRRGGEPLLETVTRETVELFNGGRAERKYTSETRDIVTPKSNRSRTDSVRSKSPLTASPASPGPLSNSLHGSFHGSLGSDGMSCSSARSSSASPDSARYSSTPISKTDTRKPSVRRLGPPKEFINVCLETHNLYRARHGVPPLRLNKQLCKTSQDWANILAARGRLEHRANIDYGENLYCMWSSNPKSIVGGDEPVNEWYAEEAQHQYGKEPTTLKTGHFTQVVWKDSTELGVGMARNRNGEVYVVCNYNPAGNFLGSFTENVLPPGGSSPTKKITFLDPKPHYTLDEQAWQQEALLVHNEYRRRHRVPDLRLSAELTSAAKAWANTLLNTNKLIPQSTSPYGENIYSMQCSDPKLIVSAREVVSKWYSEKKDHKYGVEPKILNTCHFTQIVWKNTTEMGIAMAKRDGTCVVVACYHPRGNIVGQFTENVLKPVKVH